In a single window of the Flavivirga spongiicola genome:
- a CDS encoding sodium:calcium antiporter, with protein MAIISSLGLILITCIIIWRACDGFEMASNYLGRNMKEGIKGATINAIGSSLPELFTTLFFLFILKDKDGFSGGIGTTAGSAVFNAMIIPAVVILVVIGKGISSKIEISRKVIMRDGISLIIAELALIFVITGTSLNWIHGLILMVLYFIYVAYMLMSQGVGDIENDYEDTADGGNKTIALFKGDLSTVVLGDSKINKTKAILLLVLSVFFIAIACFWLVEACEQFGTAIGMPIYFVSVVLASAATSVPDTIISYKDAMKGNYDDAVANALGSNIFDVCFALGFPLFLFTLIYGPIEMSSNTIENVGQLRVLLLISTIIVFLIFVFSKNGIKKLHARLLLLLYVLFVAYSVGKGVSYDIPVINEISYLLSMISHWFSSIII; from the coding sequence ATGGCTATTATTTCTTCCTTGGGACTTATATTAATTACTTGTATCATAATTTGGAGAGCTTGCGATGGTTTTGAAATGGCTTCGAACTATTTAGGAAGGAATATGAAAGAAGGGATTAAAGGTGCTACTATCAATGCTATTGGAAGTAGTTTACCTGAATTATTTACCACGCTTTTTTTCTTATTTATATTAAAAGATAAAGATGGTTTTTCTGGTGGTATTGGTACCACAGCTGGAAGTGCCGTTTTTAATGCTATGATTATTCCTGCTGTTGTTATTTTAGTGGTTATAGGAAAGGGCATTTCTTCTAAAATTGAAATTTCCAGAAAGGTCATCATGCGTGATGGTATTTCATTAATCATTGCTGAACTGGCATTGATTTTTGTAATTACCGGCACTTCTTTAAACTGGATTCACGGACTTATTTTAATGGTACTATATTTTATTTATGTCGCTTATATGTTAATGAGTCAAGGAGTTGGTGATATAGAAAATGATTATGAAGACACAGCAGATGGCGGTAATAAAACCATTGCATTATTTAAAGGTGATTTGTCTACTGTGGTTTTGGGTGACTCCAAAATCAATAAAACGAAAGCGATTTTATTATTAGTGCTTTCTGTTTTTTTTATAGCCATTGCTTGCTTTTGGCTCGTTGAGGCTTGTGAACAATTTGGAACTGCTATTGGGATGCCTATTTACTTTGTTTCTGTAGTACTAGCCTCAGCTGCCACGAGTGTACCTGATACTATTATTTCATACAAAGACGCTATGAAGGGTAACTATGATGATGCGGTTGCTAATGCTCTGGGAAGTAACATATTTGACGTTTGTTTCGCACTCGGTTTTCCTTTATTTCTGTTTACACTTATTTATGGCCCTATAGAAATGAGCAGCAACACTATCGAAAATGTTGGACAATTACGTGTGCTACTTTTAATTTCAACCATAATAGTTTTTCTGATATTTGTTTTTTCGAAAAATGGCATCAAAAAACTTCATGCCAGATTATTACTACTACTATATGTTCTGTTTGTCGCTTATTCTGTTGGCAAAGGGGTGAGTTATGATATTCCAGTTATTAATGAAATATCCTATCTACTCTCTATGATATCGCATTGGTTTAGTTCTATTATAATCTAA